A genomic region of Devosia ginsengisoli contains the following coding sequences:
- a CDS encoding LysE family translocator — MDYAQALWLYLILLFGIIVVPGMDMFFVLANALTRGRRAGFSAVGGIMVGGAVHTMFGALAVGVLTQLPTMLFQVMILIGAAYMAWIGYTLLRSSITVDSIGSATTRSDWVAFRQGLVTCLLNPKAYLFVLAVFPQFMRPEYGPIWSQALVMGLMTVAMQFLIYGGLVLAAGRGRDALVGHPDVTIWIGRGAGALFVAAALFTAWHGLTQHVGP, encoded by the coding sequence ATGGACTACGCCCAGGCGCTCTGGCTCTACCTCATCCTGCTGTTCGGCATCATCGTGGTGCCGGGCATGGACATGTTCTTCGTGCTGGCCAATGCGCTGACGCGCGGCCGCCGCGCCGGGTTCAGCGCCGTTGGCGGCATCATGGTGGGCGGTGCGGTCCACACGATGTTCGGCGCACTGGCCGTCGGCGTGCTCACCCAGTTACCCACCATGCTGTTCCAGGTGATGATCCTCATCGGCGCCGCCTATATGGCCTGGATCGGCTATACATTGCTGCGCAGTTCCATCACCGTGGACAGTATCGGCAGTGCCACCACCCGCTCCGATTGGGTGGCCTTCCGCCAGGGCCTCGTCACCTGCCTGCTCAATCCCAAGGCCTATCTCTTTGTCCTCGCCGTCTTCCCGCAATTCATGCGGCCTGAATACGGCCCCATCTGGTCGCAGGCTTTGGTCATGGGGCTGATGACCGTCGCCATGCAGTTCCTCATCTATGGCGGGCTGGTGCTGGCCGCCGGCCGCGGGCGTGATGCGCTGGTGGGCCACCCCGACGTCACGATCTGGATCGGCCGCGGCGCCGGCGCGTTATTCGTCGCGGCAGCCCTGTTCACCGCCTGGCATGGATTGACCCAGCATGTCGGCCCTTGA
- the uvrA gene encoding excinuclease ABC subunit UvrA produces the protein MTPRPSQNREIIVRGAREHNLKGIDLKLPRDSLIVMTGLSGSGKSSLAFDTIYAEGQRRYVESLSAYARQFLEMMQKPDVEHIEGLSPAISIEQKTTSRNPRSTVGTVTEIYDYLRLLYARVGVPYSPATGLPIESQTVSQMVDKVLEMPEGTRLFLLAPIARGRKGEYKKELADLMRKGFQRVKIDGEYHEIEDAPALDKKFKHDIEVVVDRVVVGPDISGRLAESFETALKLADGIALVELADEKNEDGTPRQVTFSEKFACPVSGFTIAEIEPRLFSFNNPFGACPVCDGLGTEQKIDPDQIVPDATLSIRDGAILPWSKTSAPYYLQTLQAVVKHYGASTGTAWNELPFDVQHAVLYGTDKTKIDFVYDDGLRQYKTSKVFEGVIGNLERRYKETESAGMREEIEKYMSAKPCVACSGYRLKPESLAVKIDGLHVGQVTEKSIKDSVAWFEALPAKLTPNQRTIGERILKEINERLNFLVAVGLDYLSMSRNSGTLSGGESQRIRLASQIGSGLTGVLYVLDEPSIGLHQRDNAKLLETLQRLRDIGNTVIVVEHDEDAIMTADYVVDIGPGAGVHGGHIVAEGTPQDILNHPDSLTGKYLSGRMGIAMPAERRQGRQGKVLSVKGATGNNLKNVSVDVPLGLFVAITGVSGGGKSTLMIDTMYQAIARRLNGARVVPAPHESLTGLEFLDKVIDIDQSPIGRTPRSNPATYTGAFTPLREWFAGLPEAKTRGYGPGRFSFNVKGGRCEKCEGDGVLKIEMHFLPDVYVTCDVCKGKRYNRETLEVQFKGKSISDVLDMTIDEGVDFFSAVPVIRDKFATLQRVGLGYVKVGQPANTLSGGEAQRVKLSKELSKRATGRTLYMLDEPTTGLHFHDVAKLLDVLHELVEGGNTVIVIEHNLEVIKTADWVIDLGPEGGDGGGEIVAVGTPEDVAANARSYTGQFLKEVMARRPHFATRAAE, from the coding sequence ATGACGCCAAGACCGAGCCAGAACCGTGAGATCATCGTGCGCGGCGCCCGCGAGCACAATCTCAAGGGCATCGACCTCAAGCTGCCGCGCGACAGCCTCATCGTGATGACCGGGCTTTCCGGCTCCGGCAAATCCTCGCTCGCCTTCGACACCATCTATGCCGAGGGCCAGCGCCGCTATGTGGAATCGCTGTCGGCCTATGCCCGCCAGTTCCTCGAAATGATGCAGAAGCCCGATGTGGAGCATATCGAGGGCCTGAGCCCGGCCATCTCCATCGAGCAGAAGACGACGTCGCGTAACCCGCGCTCTACGGTTGGCACCGTCACCGAGATCTACGATTATCTGCGCCTGCTCTATGCCCGCGTCGGCGTGCCCTATTCGCCGGCCACAGGCCTGCCCATCGAAAGCCAGACCGTCAGCCAGATGGTCGACAAGGTGCTCGAAATGCCCGAAGGCACCCGGCTTTTCCTGCTGGCGCCGATCGCCCGCGGCCGCAAGGGTGAATACAAGAAGGAACTGGCCGACCTGATGCGCAAGGGGTTCCAGCGCGTCAAGATCGATGGCGAGTATCACGAGATCGAGGATGCCCCGGCCCTCGACAAGAAGTTCAAGCACGATATCGAAGTGGTGGTGGACCGTGTCGTGGTCGGGCCCGACATTTCCGGCCGCCTGGCCGAGAGTTTCGAGACGGCGCTGAAGCTGGCCGACGGCATTGCCCTGGTCGAGCTGGCCGACGAGAAGAACGAGGATGGCACGCCGCGCCAGGTCACTTTCTCGGAAAAGTTCGCCTGCCCGGTTTCCGGCTTCACCATTGCCGAAATCGAGCCGCGCCTGTTCTCGTTCAACAACCCCTTCGGCGCCTGCCCGGTCTGCGATGGCCTGGGCACCGAGCAGAAGATCGACCCCGACCAGATCGTGCCCGATGCGACCCTGTCCATCCGCGACGGGGCCATCCTGCCCTGGTCCAAGACCTCGGCGCCCTATTACCTGCAGACCCTGCAGGCGGTGGTGAAGCATTATGGCGCCTCGACCGGCACGGCCTGGAACGAGCTGCCCTTCGATGTGCAGCACGCCGTGCTCTACGGCACCGACAAGACCAAGATCGACTTCGTCTATGACGATGGCCTGCGCCAGTACAAGACCTCGAAGGTCTTCGAAGGCGTCATCGGCAACCTTGAGCGCCGCTACAAGGAAACCGAAAGCGCCGGCATGCGCGAAGAGATCGAAAAATACATGTCAGCCAAACCCTGCGTGGCCTGTAGCGGCTATCGGCTCAAGCCGGAATCCCTCGCCGTCAAGATCGACGGGCTGCATGTCGGCCAGGTCACCGAAAAGTCGATCAAGGATTCGGTCGCCTGGTTCGAAGCGCTGCCCGCCAAGCTGACTCCCAACCAGCGGACCATCGGCGAACGCATTCTCAAGGAAATCAACGAGCGGCTGAATTTCCTCGTTGCGGTCGGCCTCGACTATCTCAGTATGTCGCGCAATTCGGGCACGTTGTCGGGCGGCGAGAGCCAGCGCATCCGGCTGGCCAGCCAGATCGGCTCCGGGCTGACCGGCGTGCTCTATGTGCTGGACGAGCCCTCGATTGGCCTGCATCAACGCGACAATGCCAAGCTGCTGGAAACCCTGCAGCGGCTGCGCGACATCGGCAACACGGTCATCGTGGTCGAACATGACGAAGACGCGATCATGACGGCCGATTATGTGGTCGATATCGGCCCCGGTGCCGGCGTGCATGGCGGCCATATCGTCGCCGAGGGCACGCCGCAGGACATTCTAAACCACCCTGACTCCCTCACCGGCAAATATCTCTCCGGCCGCATGGGCATTGCCATGCCGGCCGAGCGTCGCCAGGGCAGACAGGGCAAGGTGCTGAGCGTCAAGGGCGCCACCGGCAACAATCTCAAGAATGTCTCGGTCGATGTGCCGCTGGGCCTTTTCGTCGCCATTACCGGCGTGTCGGGCGGCGGCAAGTCGACCCTGATGATCGACACCATGTACCAGGCCATTGCTCGCCGCCTCAACGGCGCCCGCGTGGTCCCGGCGCCGCATGAAAGCCTGACCGGCCTCGAATTCCTCGACAAGGTCATCGATATCGACCAGTCGCCGATCGGCCGCACGCCGCGCTCAAACCCGGCTACCTATACCGGCGCCTTCACGCCCCTGCGCGAATGGTTTGCCGGCCTGCCCGAAGCCAAGACGCGCGGCTACGGCCCCGGCCGCTTCAGCTTCAACGTCAAGGGCGGGCGCTGCGAGAAGTGCGAGGGCGACGGCGTTCTCAAGATCGAGATGCACTTCCTGCCCGACGTCTACGTCACCTGCGATGTCTGCAAGGGCAAGCGCTACAACCGCGAGACGCTGGAAGTGCAGTTCAAGGGCAAGTCGATCTCCGACGTGCTCGACATGACCATTGATGAGGGCGTGGACTTCTTCTCCGCCGTCCCTGTCATCCGCGACAAGTTTGCCACGCTGCAACGCGTCGGCCTGGGCTATGTCAAAGTGGGCCAACCGGCCAACACCCTGTCGGGTGGCGAGGCGCAGCGCGTCAAGCTCTCCAAGGAGCTCAGCAAACGCGCCACCGGCCGCACGCTCTACATGCTGGATGAGCCGACCACGGGCCTGCATTTCCACGACGTGGCCAAGCTGCTCGACGTGCTGCATGAGCTGGTCGAGGGCGGCAATACGGTTATCGTCATCGAGCACAATCTCGAAGTCATCAAGACCGCCGACTGGGTCATCGACCTCGGTCCCGAGGGCGGCGATGGCGGCGGCGAGATCGTCGCCGTGGGGACGCCCGAAGACGTGGCCGCCAATGCCCGCTCCTATACCGGCCAGTTCCTCAAGGAAGTCATGGCCAGGCGCCCGCATTTCGCGACGCGGGCGGCGGAATAG